Part of the Marasmius oreades isolate 03SP1 chromosome 5, whole genome shotgun sequence genome is shown below.
TCCTAATCTCTGAAGTCAATCTTTCTGAGAAACTGGCAGAGTGCAATTAACAAAAACGATGTGGTAATGCGCTAGAATTCCTACTCACTTGCACCAACCAATTTGTAATATTAATATTATAGGAGAAGCAATCTCGAAATCCTCGACACCTGGCAGTTGGGGTGTCACGATTCGAGGTGAGTCCCAACCTACGAAAAGATAAATCCCAGCAAGCACCAACGTTCCAGCGCTTGTTTGCTCTAAAAAGGCCACCACCGAAATAATCCGAACGGCATATAGTGTAAATCCGTTCCTTGCTCCAGGGTCCTGAGACTCCTGAAAGACCCGCCAAAAGTGGTCTAGAACAACTCGGAAGTATTCGTCACATGGTCCATCCCCTTAAAAAATCCACGGGAACCCTCGGCAATTCTTTCGTCGCAGTCGCTGTGCCTGAGTCATTCCGACTCAAAGGACTTGCGCATCCTGCAGCCACAAACATAATCCGTAGTTGTATTTTAATCTGTAGTTAGCTGTATCGTATAAAAAGCCGCTGTCCTTCATTTACAAAAGGCAGCCTTGATATTTTTACCCATAAGTCTGTAGTCTTTTTCCTCTCTCAAATCCTATTTTCTCTTGCTCTCTCTCTCAGTGCTTTCAGTAGTAGCTTATACATAAAGCTACCCTCTTAGTCTGTTAAATCAAGTGTTCAGAAGGTTTCAATTACCTTCTCTATAAGTATTTGAAGAGTTTACTCTCATACTTTAAGTCCCCACAAGCCCGTGAAATTACAAAGTTCACTTGTCATTCAATAAACATACAATTAAGTCACAAACCTCTACACTTAGTGTCCCATACCAGTAGTGGACCTTTTGCTTTCAATCTCCCTTTGTTGTCTGCAAGTATAATTAATTGAGTCGTATCTAGTTCGTCACACGGGGATGATCTCCGTGGTTTCAATCCCATGGAGTTTCAGGTGACACGATGTTGGATAACATGGCCTGGAGATAATTATCCAAGAGCCCCCTGCGTTGAGTGCAGTTGGCACTCCTGTTTAGTTGATTTGATTTCAAAGTAGTCCGATGGGGATATAGGCTGTCTCGGAAGAtatgtcaggagggtgaaccacctatgcatatgccaggcCTCGAGacctgatgctgaggatagcatatgcctaaaacaacccaacacccacatagggcgtactctgaggggtaccaaaccccggtactccaacctactacaagatcatactccagactaatgctggtggaccatctacgggcctattggcaatagaggatgacaagagctggtgaccaaggagaatgaataatgatgatgtccaatatcatgaatatccgtgaactGTGTGGTGAACTGTGCGAcgaaccgtactcctataacGAGAGTAAACCTTCGGCAATGAGAGTGTCCTGTGATGAGGACCATATCCTCATGAACCAGTAATGCAAGAAAAGCACACtaagcaaatagatcaacgaatctattgctcttagtattctctaaaggtgggggttcgaaagttcggcttgtcaaaggttacgccttctttgatttctcgagatgtagacaaaactaactctgattgtgaagtctggttcaagatagtagaattctctactactgatctgtttttatttatatttatatgaatctaacagtctgaagcctactttgGCTTATGAAATGCGAACAATCTGTTgtggcccaagtgcctagagtccccaagtggacttaaccaaattccaaatccaaatctgtgttctgaccAAAACCAACACACACTGACAAAGTCAGGGcaaaatccaatcactttgagagttcctgcttaatcgtacaatttgggcagtactaactGCTTGATTGCACCAActgggcagtactaaactaaagaatcctagcttttacagggctccttatataccgctcaagaactagaaaatatgaaaagtaaataataaacggattttctactgaatctctgatttagatgagaaaagaattggaatagacgtcgaatttccttcttcggccatttcttcgtcgcttttgagtataatcttcttcttccctctctcttctcagtcttctcggtttcttccatgtgcagtccttgtaggtccaagcccctctttcttccggtCTGAAGTCGGACGTATGGTCTGCATATTTGAtcgctcctttccattccacatctttccgctgctatgatcgaatgaatctcatatctcttgttcccctaatctgctcgatgtccgaaaacactttccctcggacaatttctaatctcctcttatctgacttctcttatcctatctctgagtaatctgaaacgaactgttcaaccttagaaccactgcacccaactagtggggttttaaggcttacgtggcaagctaaacaatgCGAACAAACAACAAAGGGGGACCGCTGAGgcgacaagatttactcgAAAGTAAATACTTACTGGGGAATACTGAGAGGGAGCTTGAGAGTGCTTGAAGCACACTAGAAAAGATACTGAGGGCACTGGAATactggaaggaacacttgaaagaacacttgggaacacttgggaacactggacaggagcaatGGCTCACTGGAGAGAGggggaaaagcagaaagcacaagagacagaaacacaaacagaaggtttaaaattacaaggctggagaaaatagctagatacatggagggtttatatactactgagctatctacatggggataagacctagccaataggaaataacatggaataaccatggaatgactgtggacGGCTATGAAAGCTGttaaatgactgtgcaaggctgtgcGAAATAGAAAAGTTGCTCCACTGGCAAGAATTCTAGAATGCAcaggatgcccaagatgcccagaatgcccagaatgtccaggatgcccaggaaTTAATTTCTGGGGGCATTCCTTGATGCTGaacatgccctggaaagtgaacgatTTGTGAcataatctaatcttattcagaagttttcaatcccagatctaacttcgctctaatatctgtcaatgtcttaacaatctgtctgtaatctgttttcctcgatgtctaatagaagtaaaacaaaatagtataatatcccttgattacccaaaacatgttaccgaaggcagagaggccaatgaacatagaaggtttggaattagctgtcttctcgaagtcctacaggtttcggattactcttctcgaagatctctctctattcaatttccttcaaacagaggtctagggttttgactagcagattgggctatctctagtcctcttatttccactaattattatctgttcttctttcttaaaagcaaaaattgaagtcttttatagtattgCACAAAACAGGCGCAACAccagtactccaatgacgacgagagcatatgatagatagacggtacccaacgtacaccaatgtagtgtaccacatacctaatccatgcataccccatcctgtactctaacacaagagaagggactcCAGGATGAGTCAGACCACAATTGGACagtgagtcccctaataaaggcgacctggacgacgtagagcgacagagtgaatggggcagaggcaaaaggtaaggataggaaaggataaaggaggacaaaggagatcaaattctagggaactatctaccattaagtactccttatatacctatctaatagaaagggttgtactcctataccgatgaccccttctctaagattaggagtactctcctatgaatcaatccatttcacatgatatttcccttgattgtacaccaagtccaaccgcagttgacTCTATAGGCAGAAAAGTCAGCGGTAAGTACTACCCCTGGTTCATGACAAGATACCTCTAAAATGAAAGGAGTGGTCAAGTCCATGGAAAAGGTACCCTTATATAAGTATGTTGTTCACGAACAGCCATAACAATTTCCTACTGATATTCCTCGTCCCCAATAGAGAGCCTCGTCTCCATCAAACACAAAACTGCCATTGCGTGTAGAGAAACCATCACGTAGTAGGTTGTAGGCAGTTGAATATTGCTGACCCTGAGTTTGCGCAACGGATCTGCGGGAAGCGGTACCAAGCAAAATGCAAAGTCCGAATCACAACCGTTATAATAGCGCAGGGCAAACCTTCAAATTCAATCATCCTCTCATCAATCTTTGCCTGCCACTCTCTCAGTGACATTGACTGCAGGTCCTCAAACTCCTCAAGGCTCGCACCTGCCATTAATATGTCCACGAAGACTGTGTTTTTCGGTCATATTTACAGGTAACTGGCAAAATAAAAAGTAAGGTCCATATTTATTGCGCACCATTTCCAAAAGCTATCCATTTACGCCCGCAGCCAAGGCTTAAAACCAATGTTGGCTGACTTTGGTGCTATCACAATCCCAAATCTCAATCTATGGAAAACAACGATGAGTCCACTATCAAAATATTGCAGCGTGAAGTGTGGCACCCATACCTCATTGCCTTCGGTGAAATTGCCATTGGGTATCTGGAGACACTTGTTGCCGGAGCCGGCCCATGTAATTGCCCACGGCCAAGGATTCAAAATCTTGAACTGTTGGTTCAAGCTTCCCTCAACACAGCTCCAAATCtgcaatttcttcccgttcgTCGCGTCTCCGTCTGGGAGGTCGAGGCACTTGGAACCATCGAAGGTCTCGATGAGACCGCTGAGGGGATCCTGAGGGGCCGTGAACCATTGGGTTCCGTCAGGGAACGCGGAGGTACGACCACTGCCGTCGCTGCAGTCGCCAAGGACGACGCGTGCACCGTCCGTGTTGGAAGTAGCAGTCATACAGACGATATCGTCGGCTAAAAAACGGACAAATGGACGGGTGGAAGGAGTGAGCGTGTGCTGATCAGAAAAGTAAATGAACCGGAGCACGTACAATTAGCATCGCCCGCATAGAGCAACTGCCTCTCAGAGCGATCGTTGGGAACTTGATAATTCCCAAATTGCTGATTGCTCGAACCAGAAACGCAAGTCCACAATTGGAGCTGGTTTCCATCCGAGATGTTACCGTCGGTGAGATCAATACACTTGTTCGTTCCAGCCCAATTCCAGCTGTTGTCTGTCTGAGAAATCCACAGTTGATTGGTGTTTCCAGGGTCACAGGTCCATAGCTGAAGCTTGGTCCCGTCGGCATTCATTCCATCTTTGACGTCGAGACACTGAGAAGGGAAACGACCTCATATTCACAGAGAAACACCAGAAGCAAACCGAGTTCTTACCTTATCGCCAAAAATCTTCATCAAAGAAGGGATACTCGGAAAAGACTGTGGACCAACAATCCAAGGGGAAACGGCCCAAGAATGTTTCGAAACGTCTTCGTTGTTGCAGTCATGAATGATAACGGGAGCGCCATTCGCGTTTTCTGAAGTCGAAATACATCCCTGTTTACCCGCTGCCCTGACTGTGAGAGATAGTAGCATCTATTGAACGCAGAGGGGCCCAGACAACGAAGAGACGCACAATCGGGATTAGTGCTCTGAAGCTGCCTGACTATCTGAGCATTGGCAACGCCCACCAAGAGAGAAAGTGCCAGAACAGAAGTAACGTAACGCATCGTTCGAGCACGAAGGGGAGTTGAAATGAAAGGTGAGGGTAAGAACACGAGGGGGAATGAAGAGTCAAGGCATTGAATGAGCCCCATTTTATAGCCCAGTTCAGGCGCGATGGTTATCATACCGAGATTTATACATACGGCGTTTGTTCCCCGCAGCCGAGGTTGAAACCGGGAGCGTCTGCATTGATGTCCCGATATTCTCAAGCACTGAAGTTTGGAGAACCATGCGTGGACCTTCGAGGCATAGCCTTCACACTAAGGAACAGGTCACCCTCTCTGAGATGTCGGTAAACTTTGACCGGGAATCTGGACAACGGAAGCTGGAAATAGAGCATGTGGGTCTGCCAGAtggtaacttacagctgagACAGAGGACCTTATCACCAATTCTACGCATCGATTCCTCGAAGGTACCCCGGAATACGGAAAGAACTCGGGAACAGCACTTAGGGTTCAGGGTGCAATTTGTCAGAACCCGATGGTGTACTGTGTACCGTACCTCTAGCGTTGAGTTGAAGCGGAAAGGTTGGAGAAGGACAGGGCGGGGAGAGGGCTTCTGCTATGTGGTTGAAGAAGGGCAACTGGGTAATTGCAAGTGGTATGGGAAAGTTTGCAGGTCGTATTATCCTGGTAGGTTGAATGAATATTGGCACACATAGTAACATTTTGGTACTTGGCGAAGCACCCTCTGCAAAGCGAAATTTCAAGAAATCGTCAGCTTCGTGTGCGTCGTAGACCTAATCATGAGAAAACTGTCATATACAGACACTCACGAGAGTATTGTATATCCATACAGACCGTCCGACCATCCATTACTGAGCTTCAAAActccttctttctccttAGCATTGACCTTAAGATTCCCCTCCTCTTTCCCCTCCTCCACCCCCCAGAACTCCTCACCACCACACTTCTCTGTGCCGGTGGACAAAGTCAACGACTTAAACCCACCGAGGCTTCCATTCGTGTTCCCGCTCGCCATATCAAACGGGTTCTTAAGATTTTTCCTAGCATTTGTTTTTCTCCTGCCGCACCGTCCTGAATAAAACGAACACTGCGCTGTGGTTGATCAGGTCATTGTTCGGAATTGTAGTAGGTAATATCTGGTGGAATGTCTCTTGATATCCGAACCCGACGGCTTGAACAACTGAACTGACCTGAAATCGTATTTCGAGAGTAGAGAAGACTTTCGGCTGCCAtgaaagaaggagagaagggatCTTGGGCGTTTGGCATAAGAACGTCACCGGCCCGCGTGCAGCTTTGAACTATACCGTGACCATCTTACTGATTCAAAGCCAACTTACCGGCGTCCGTTTCTCAGCTATTCAAGAAACCAACTCATTGGCTTCAAAACAACTTTCCTTCGCTCACTCCGTGCTGCCAGTGTATTCCAAGTCATCGACAATAAAGACAAAAGTAAAACTACTCGGTTGAAGAAGAATTGCGTCAACGAAATTGGACCGTTTTTGGTTGGAGGACCATTCCAAAACCATCAAGGAGTCTATTCCGGTTTCGAAACAGGATATTGCGCCCCAGTACGAACAGGTATGGTGATCATCGCTCGAAAGTCGTTGTGTTGAAGCTCTACGTTAGGTGGGATAATGACAAGTTGTTATATGAAGATCCACCGTGTTTACGCCGATGAATCCGAAGGTGCAACCCTTCTCAGAATGATACCTATATCAACAAACGGGGTTAGCTTGCCCCAAGAAACGTCTCCTGAAGAACTTTACGACGTAAGTTGCTTTTGTCTTCTATCCCGTTGACCAGACCAGAGTTCCGATGATAACTGAAAACGTTACCACCGCTAGATCGTCTTCCAACAACCCGAATTTTGTCGGAAGAAATTCAAGATATCGGGCTCTCATAACATCGCCTGCTGGTGTGAAACCTTTCAACTGGCTTGCGGTCGCACGCATGTTCAACTACGACGCGGATATTGTTGCGCCACTGAATACATGCTCGTAAGTATGCACGTTGATATGAAATTCGTCTTTAGCTCTTGGCTACCACACTAGTCCCACGACGCCTGGCCcatccttgaacgtttgaatcCCCAAGTTCCCATTTTTTATCTCATCGATCAATGAACGTTATCACGTCGCAAGGAAGGACTTCAAATTGTTTGTTATCAAGGAAGTTGTCACAGTTGTCCGTGATACTCTTGTCGAACCTATCAGAGAGCTTGTTTGAGGTCAACCTCAAGGATAATATGTAACGATGATCAGAACTTACCTCCAAAGCTAATTTCGCAATCGACTCTCCTTCAATCACGCCGATTCCGTCCCAGCCTGAAGTATTCCCAGGTGTGAGTCCCGATCCCTGATGAACGTGAAGCTTAGAAAAATAAAGAGTTAGGCCACATGGTATGGGCACTAAGTATAGAGCGAAATCATTTTACCTGCTCGTGCTTCGTAAGCTGCGGGGTAGCAACCAGTGAAGGTTTGACCAACGGAGCATGGACGTTCAACCAATAATGACTGAACTCCGCTTGACTGAGTCCATCCTTCTTGCGGAGAGGAATAAGCAACGTTCCGACATCCTGTCGAACAATGCTCCCATAACCTGGCACTTCCGGGAGTTTGGCATCACCACCGGTGCTGCTCGGAGACTTATGCACGATAGTAGCGATATCGAATGCTCCGTGAACAATGGTCTCAGCTTTGAAAAGATGCGATAACGCATCACCGAGGACTTTCTCTATGTATTCGGGGTGCTGGATAACCTGAAAGCTTGGTATCAGAACGACGGGACAGTTTATCCAAGGATAAAAATGTCCTAATTCACCTCTGCGACCTTCTCCAAAGACTCCCCTTCGAACAGTACCACACCATCATAATCGGGTACTCGAGACCTTCCCGAATTCTGAGACTCGGAGAGTCTCTCTTTCCATACTTGATTCACGTAAAGCTACGAGTTGTTCGTTATCAGCCCCACTCGGTCAATTCAAGTAGTAATGCAGATTTGAACGGACAAACCTGTTCATATTTCAAAATATTCTTCTTCGTGATCTCCAGGTCCATGAAAATTTTCGAGTGTACATCTCTCCAATAACGACTCCATTCTTCAAAAGGCACATCGTCCTTTTTCTGTACAAAGAAAAGTACCCGCACGCGCTGGT
Proteins encoded:
- a CDS encoding uncharacterized protein (CAZy:CBM13) — protein: MGLIQCLDSSFPLVFLPSPFISTPLRARTMRYVTSVLALSLLVGVANAQIVRQLQSTNPDFRAAGKQGCISTSENANGAPVIIHDCNNEDVSKHSWAVSPWIVGPQSFPSIPSLMKIFGDKCLDVKDGMNADGTKLQLWTCDPGNTNQLWISQTDNSWNWAGTNKCIDLTDGNISDGNQLQLWTCVSGSSNQQFGNYQVPNDRSERQLLYAGDANSDDIVCMTATSNTDGARVVLGDCSDGSGRTSAFPDGTQWFTAPQDPLSGLIETFDGSKCLDLPDGDATNGKKLQIWSCVEGSLNQQFKILNPWPWAITWAGSGNKCLQIPNGNFTEGNEIEIWDCDSTKVSQHWF